Proteins encoded together in one Erinaceus europaeus chromosome 11, mEriEur2.1, whole genome shotgun sequence window:
- the PRMT6 gene encoding protein arginine N-methyltransferase 6 isoform X2: MSQPKKRKLEPGVDGEGGEGAQEENGGEQETVLPRSRKTKKERDQQYYECYSDVSVHEEMIADRVRTDAYRLAILRNWSALRGKTVLDVGAGTGILSIFCAQAGARRVYAVEASAIWQQAREVVRLNGLEDRVQVLHGPVETVELPEQVDVIVSEWMGYGLLHESMLSSVLQARTKWLKEGGLLLPASADLFVAPISDQMLELRLGFWSQVKQNYGVDMSCLEGFATRCLMGRSEIVVESLSGEDILARPQRFAQLDLARAGLEQELEAGVGGRFRFSCYGSAPMHGFAIWFQVTFPGGDSEKPLVLSTSPFHPVTHWKQALLYLNEPVHVEQDTDISGEITLLPSQVDHRHLRIQLRYKVGDQEEKTKDFAMEE, encoded by the coding sequence AAACTAAAAAGGAGCGGGATCAGCAATATTATGAGTGCTACTCGGACGTGTCGGTTCACGAGGAGATGATCGCGGATCGCGTCCGCACAGATGCCTACCGCCTGGCAATTCTGCGGAACTGGTCCGCGCTGCGGGGCAAGACAGTGCTGGACGTGGGCGCGGGCACCGGCATTCTTAGCATCTTTTGTGCCCAGGCAGGGGCCCGGCGCGTTTACGCGGTGGAGGCCAGCGCCATCTGGCAAcaggcccgggaggtggtgcgaCTCAATGGGCTGGAGGACCGGGTGCAAGTCCTGCACGGGCCGGTGGAGACTGTGGAGTTACCGGAGCAGGTGGACGTCATCGTGAGTGAATGGATGGGCTACGGACTCCTGCACGAGTCAATGCTGAGTTCTGTGCTGCAGGCGCGGACCAAGTGGCTGAAGGAGGGCGGTCTCCTCCTGCCCGCTTCAGCCGATCTCTTCGTGGCGCCTATCAGCGACCAGATGCTGGAGCTGCGCCTGGGCTTCTGGAGTCAGGTGAAGCAGAACTACGGTGTGGACATGAGCTGCCTGGAAGGTTTCGCCACTCGCTGCCTCATGGGTCGCTCGGAAATCGTAGTGGAGAGCTTATCCGGAGAAGACATACTGGCCCGGCCGCAGCGTTTTGCTCAGCTCGATCTGGCCCGCGCTGGCCTGGAGCAGGAGCTGGAGGCTGGGGTCGGGGGGCGCTTCCGCTTCAGCTGCTATGGCTCCGCGCCCATGCATGGCTTTGCCATCTGGTTCCAGGTGACTTTTCCCGGAGGGGACTCTGAAAAACCCCTGGTGCTGTCCACCTCGCCTTTTCACCCGGTCACGCACTGGAAGCAGGCTCTCCTCTACCTGAACGAGCCTGTGCATGTGGAACAAGATACTGACATTTCTGGAGAGATCACGCTGCTGCCCTCTCAGGTCGACCACCGTCACCTGCGCATCCAGCTGCGCTACAAAGTGGGCGATCAGGAGGAGAAGACCAAAGACTTTGCCATGGAGGAGTGA